A window of candidate division KSB1 bacterium contains these coding sequences:
- a CDS encoding four helix bundle protein: MESRFLYRDRNINRGFRKLDIWKLAINFYQNICPVMSNCDVPFKIRGQIQDSALSVSSNIAEGYARRSIKETLRFYESP, translated from the coding sequence GTGGAAAGTCGTTTTTTGTATCGCGACCGCAACATCAACCGCGGTTTCAGGAAATTGGATATATGGAAGCTCGCTATTAATTTTTATCAAAACATTTGTCCGGTGATGAGCAACTGTGATGTCCCGTTTAAAATACGCGGCCAGATTCAGGATTCCGCCCTGTCCGTATCCAGCAACATCGCCGAAGGGTATGCCCGGCGTTCGATCAAAGAAACCCTGCGTTTCTACGAATCGCCCTGA
- the gmd gene encoding GDP-mannose 4,6-dehydratase → MKTALVTGITGQDGSYLTELLLDKGYIVHGMIRRSSSFNTGRIDHLYKDPHVKDRRMILHYGDLTDSSNLNRLLEKIQPEEIYNLGAQSHVKVSFEVPEYTAEVDGLGTLKLLDAIKETGVPIKFYQASTSELYGKVQETPQTETTPFYPRSPYGAAKLYAYWIVKNYREAYHLFAVNGILFNHESPRRGRRFVTRKITHAVASIKLGLEDTLYLGNLNAKRDWGYAPEYVDGMWRMLQQDKAEDYVLATGQTHSVREFTELAFQAADITIEWQGENETEIGIDSATGRALVRVDPDYYRPTEVDLLIGDATKAKKDLNWQPKTTFKQLVIMMVEADLKKVEKRGY, encoded by the coding sequence ATGAAAACAGCCCTCGTCACCGGCATCACCGGACAGGACGGATCCTATCTCACTGAATTGCTGCTGGATAAAGGCTATATCGTGCACGGCATGATCCGGCGCAGCAGCTCGTTCAACACCGGACGCATTGATCATTTGTACAAGGACCCGCATGTCAAAGACCGCAGGATGATCCTGCATTACGGCGATCTCACCGATTCCAGCAACCTGAACCGGCTGCTGGAAAAAATACAGCCGGAGGAGATCTATAACCTCGGCGCCCAGAGTCACGTCAAGGTGTCGTTCGAGGTGCCGGAATACACCGCCGAGGTCGACGGACTCGGCACGTTGAAACTCCTGGACGCCATCAAGGAAACCGGGGTGCCTATAAAATTTTATCAAGCCTCCACCAGCGAGCTCTATGGCAAGGTGCAGGAAACGCCGCAGACGGAAACCACGCCGTTTTACCCGCGCAGCCCCTACGGCGCAGCCAAACTGTATGCCTACTGGATTGTTAAAAATTACCGTGAGGCTTATCATTTATTCGCCGTCAACGGCATACTTTTTAACCACGAATCGCCCCGACGCGGCCGACGCTTTGTCACCCGCAAGATCACGCACGCGGTCGCTTCGATCAAACTGGGACTTGAGGACACTCTGTATCTCGGCAACTTGAACGCCAAACGCGACTGGGGTTATGCGCCCGAATATGTCGACGGCATGTGGCGCATGCTGCAGCAGGACAAAGCGGAGGACTATGTCCTGGCCACCGGCCAAACACACAGTGTACGCGAATTCACCGAACTGGCCTTTCAGGCCGCGGATATCACGATCGAATGGCAGGGCGAAAATGAAACAGAAATCGGCATTGATAGCGCAACCGGCCGCGCACTGGTGCGTGTCGATCCCGATTACTATCGCCCCACCGAAGTCGATCTCCTCATCGGCGACGCGACAAAAGCAAAAAAAGATCTCAACTGGCAGCCGAAAACAACGTTCAAACAACTCGTCATCATGATGGTAGAGGCGGATTTGAAAAAAGTTGAAAAGCGAGGCTACTGA
- a CDS encoding DUF433 domain-containing protein: MQTQIIHPYINKDRHIAGGKAIIIGTRTRVINIIAYHKLGYSAEELSREFPHLSLSKIYDALSFYYENKTELDKEIKSEQESSLLLHELDEH; this comes from the coding sequence ATGCAAACACAGATCATTCATCCTTATATAAATAAAGATAGACATATTGCTGGAGGAAAGGCTATTATCATTGGTACTCGAACACGAGTTATCAATATTATTGCTTATCACAAATTGGGATACTCGGCAGAAGAATTATCCCGGGAATTTCCGCATCTTTCTCTTTCAAAAATTTACGATGCTCTATCTTTTTACTATGAAAACAAAACAGAGTTGGATAAGGAAATAAAGTCTGAACAAGAAAGCTCTCTGCTTTTGCATGAACTCGATGAGCATTAA